tacatttatatgttattatttattttaagtataagtacacatttatatgttatataattaatttaattaacaaaaaaaaaaccgccTAGTCTCGGTCTAGACTCCTAAGCGCTAAGCCTCTATCCGTCAACCGACTAACGCCTAGCGCTTTTTAAAACCTGAACGAGACCtatataataaaatatgcaTTTACCGGAAACATGGTCAATCTATCTGTTTGGACCCGAAATTACATCATTGACCGGAGTAATCGAGGCCATTGAATGGTAGAAGACCGTTGAACGACAAAGTGGTTGAAACTATTTTTAGGTATTATTTAGAAATAATATTTTGATTTTAATCGTGATATTATCTCTTAAGATATATTAGGATATCTAAACCTAAAATTTGGTATATCCAGCTggttgttttgaaaaaaaagattatCTGATCTGTCTTCAAGGGGTTGCATGAAGATGTTCGAATAGGCTCATCATATCAAACCCCAGGTACATGCAGTCTCTTACATGGCTAATTGTTATCAAAACCTAAGTCCTATTTCTAATATAGACTTGGAATTCATGGATGGGGTTGTAGCACATGACTTTGTCTTGGGATATGGTGATTATATTTCATCAATTACAATTGCTTTTCATAGTTTAAGTTGGTGAATGAATCATCACACGTGCATGTGGTCTTCGTCAAGGGAAATATACATGATGGATTTGATTGGTGAAGTGATTGCATGGAGATAAACTAGTTTATTTGTGGTGACTTGATAAGGATAGGTGGATTGGTCTTAGCCTATGGCACGGTTCATCTTCACTAGTTTGAGTTGCAGTTGAACTCTACGTAATTATCAGGCCGTGCCGAGGTAAATATGTTCTATAAATACAGAAACATGAGCAACTCACCAAGCCACCTCCAATTCAAtacacaaattgccctgcgcaaagcttctcaacaaccTGAGATTTTATCCTTCTTTCCCTTTCTTCCgctaacacatcttcagtttggataaacagcactgtgaaggcaaccggcaacattttcaatttggataaatatcACTAGAGTCGTAGAGTCAGTCGATcaaggagcaccttcagtttggataaatagtaCTATTTCGAGaccgactggttatttatccaagtctctgTCGATAAGGATTTTTTAGTCCTTATTGGTAgatgtcatctcatcagccttctcagtGAAGTAAGATGTTACAAGTTACTAGGCTCGGTACGTTGAACGCCGAGtggttttatgattggatattcgcAATTACATTTTAGAGTTTGGCACTTTGATGGCCGAATCACATTTACGATCAAGACATTTATCTCTGTCGAGGATTTGTGTCCGTGTAGTTTGGTACCAATTCGGCGTAGTTATATTCTCACGACTAATATAACTGAAACCGAACCCCAGCGCCGACAATCTGTGAACTCGTAGAACTAGCAGCTttgtctttaggctctagaacccaaaagGCCGAaacatgttccttcctcggccgcaatcaCAAGATTAAGAAGTCAGCAACGCGTTCAACAAAACATCAGCATATTTTACTCACTGGTCGAGCTCGCCCGTCGACTTGGCACACCCTGCACATAACTGAAGAACATAATTAGtttattagttactcggcctacATACCACGtaggcttagtagtttttaTTGTCAACACTATTTAACACCTTTGACCATAATAAAGAATATTTGGTCAGCCTTGGtccataaatatttatatggcTAAGGAGGTGACCGGTGCAGAAAAATTCTGCAGCAGTTTGCAGTCCTCATAAACAACGATATGTCAGATCCATTGGTTCACACCACATTTCAACATCAGCCATTTATATTTATTCTTgcaaatacatatataaaaagacttatatatatatatatcataagcAACGATATGTCAGATCCATTGGATCACACCACATTTCAACATCAGCCATTTATATTTcttgcaaatatatatataaaaagacttatatatatatatatatatatatcataagcAACGATATGTCACATCCATTCGATCACACCATATTTCAACATCAGCCATTTATATTTATTcttgcaaatatatatataaaaagactTTGGATACggtttttaattatgaatattcttttattcaaatcttgttggtttttaattatttatcgaGGTctttgaaattaatgtgataatttatttttatgtacgttactatattttttaaattaaaaattagaaattttaattgtttatataaatgagattttaaataaataaaacataatttgtgggattaaaaatattaaaatataaatatactattgtgtgtgtgtatctatatacacatgggtacataaaattaaccaaaaaaattattgtatcaaaacatgggtaaattcttcaaaatcacacacaaaaaaaaaagatattaggcttaataacattaataaattttttcgattaaacttgacatgtatacattttaaaatcaaagaaaaaagaatgtacccatataagtttaaaaatgtattagaaaaaaattaaatagattttatatataaaaaaagggtaaattttacatataacaaattggtatatttaagaatgagtacattttaagattaaaaagttttacatgaatgggtacatataattagcaagggtacatttagcaaaataaaaagtacaaataaaaaaaatatattggtacaaataaaaataaactttaaaaaataagggctaaaaagaaattaatatatgggtacaaattaaaactgaaaggaaaattggtacaagttaaaaaagaattacaaattaaaaatgggtacaaactaaaaactaaaaatatatgataaaatatttagtcataaatataaatatactaattgtaacattttaacattaaatgaatatatttagaaataaaaaaatattttattattgtaataattaatgatgttattaatacccaaggaccttgatcaaaaattgaaaatgaataggattttaatcaatgaagtagcaaaaagaagtatgagaacctaatttcttcatatatatatatatatatgtgtgtgagagagagagagagagagaaaattgtAGTGATGTTTCTTAATTTTAACTTAATTGGAGCAATAGTTGTTCAACTCAAAATTCATAACCATTGGTTTCTTAACTCATGAAAATGTGTAACTTTGGTCTTTTTCGTTACTTCGTTAACTGCCGTCAAAATAAATCATGTGCCACACTTGTGAGGCTGAATCAATGAGAAAATATAGAAAactaaataaagaaaattgtagaaattgtctctcaactttaatctaaTTGGAGAAATGATCCTTCAACCTTAACCTAATTGAAGTAATGGTCCCTTAGTTTTGACCCAATTATAGCAATGATTCTTctaatataactcgttttgacgtAAATTCGGAAATAATTGACGAAAACGACCACAACTGCACATTTTGAGGAGTTAAGAGACTAatgatcatgaatttttagttgatgaacTATTActccaattaggttaaagttgatcAATCATTGATAccatttcatattatatatatatatatatatatatatatatgtatgtatgtatatatacacgcacacacacattataatttcatatatatatatatatatatatatatatatatatatagttgttgGAGACCATAACAacggaaaaatatattttccacACCACCACCTAATTTCCATTTGTTCCACATTTTTCTACAGTGATGTATTGACCACCTGTGAAATTGCTGGGAAACTGCAATTGAGCTCCTCTCCTTGATGTTTATATGTTGAGTTGTCTTTTTATGCAAGAGAagatgaagaacaagaagaaaatgaaaatttccaGTCAAGGAAAACGATATCCTCTGTTGAAGTGAACACATCTGAAACGACAATAACAAAACTTTATCCCACGAAGTGAGTCGACTGTATGAATTCTAGAACACCATTACATTCGATTTTGTGCTAAATCTTCCGTTAGGCCCAAGTCTTCCTTTGTGCCAAGTCTACTGCAGTAAAGTATAAAACAATTCCACAACTAATTGCATTGAAAATGACCGTCTCGTGTATGAAAGGAAGGATTTGAAGTAGTAATGAAATTTTCCTACCAACCATACAACTACAAATTAATGAAATACAATGAACATGGGGACAAACGTTTAGTAAGGACCGAGTTGATATGTGTATTATTTTAAGACTAAGTAGCGTCAACTACAAAAAGAATTTTATACAGAATTTCATTAATCTAAGGGTGCTATTATTCACGTTTCGTAATAGTCAACCCGCTCTCTTTCCATTAAGAAAACTAGGAGATAAGTGACACCTGAGAGGACTGCAGAGTGACTTTTTAGAAGTGTTAATAACAACTCactgttttaattttaatttggccCTCCTCCTACATTGCAAATTTGCAATAGTTAAGCTTGAAGAGCAAGCATATGAATTTGATTTAGTTAAGCGAGAAAAATTTTCAGTTTGCTGGTAATATGGTCTGGTACACCAAGTGTTATAATACAATTGGTTAgaaattttttatcaatttattaccaattgtattattacgcTTGACGTACCAGATCGTATTTccaacacattgaaaaatctctagaTGGATATCAACCAATTTGCATCCACCATTTATGGTTGCACAGTCTTTTGGATTTTGCGGCTCAGAGATGAAGTGCGGTCCAATTTACTACGTCTCAATATTTTGTGGCTCTCCCCATAGTCTAGGGGTCATCATTTACGCTATGGATCATACCCAAAAGACTAGTCTGGTTGGGCTGGTACACAAGGCCTTATGTTGATGGGTAAGGCTTGGGAGAATAATTCAGAGCTTCAATCCGGCCCGTTTGACTACAAAAAGTGGACCAAGTTAGCACGACAAATCAGAAGACGTGAGGGGGGGAAAGATTGCATGCCTAAATTTCTCGGACAAGGATTGTCCCTCCACTTCCAGTGTCCTCCATGTGTCTTCCTGTTTTGGGTGGTCAAGGTTaaactacgtcaacattttatattattttctttatagatataataaaacaaaaatgaatagtaatataaaatgttgacgtggtttaaccgtgaccacacaaacaggagggcacgaggagagcaccggaagtggagggcagacaatccttgtccaaatTTCTCAAGGAAGTCCAAAAGCAACTCATCAAAATCAATCTTGACATGAGCAGCTTCGAAGTATCCAAGTCTTCTAGAGGACCCACCTTGATGTTCATCGACCAAATCCCTCTCATTGGGTGTGTGACTATAGTCGTAACAAAATgtgtttaatttgttttgtaGATACAATTTCGTCAAATCCAAAGGTAACTAAAATTTGCTACCACATCAAACACAGAATTTAACTAATTGTAAGTTTTAAGAATTTAATGCGGTCCATCCTGTTATTAGAAAGAAATAAGTTGAAATGTTTGAAATAATATTGAACGGGTGTGAAgagttaaaaattcaaaataatcttGAAACCAAATTGTATACAAAACACGTTACTTATTATAAATGAAAAACTTAACGAAATTATCATGAAATGACAGAATAATGATTTAAGAAGTAGATATTTATATGACGAAATtaaaaaatgttataaattcacATGACATTTAAAAACGTTTCCCATGTATACTCGTATCTTTCTTCCTCCTCGTTCAAACTTGTAAACCACACTCAGTTTCTACTTTCTTCTGCACTCTCCACCTTCGGCTaaggtatctctctctctctctctctctctctctctctctctctcaggttTTACTTCTCAGATGAATGCTCggtaatttatttatgtatttttgaAATTTCGAGGTGGACAAGAAGCGAATTTCACTGAGTGCTACTCCAATGTCGAATTTCATGGCTGCTTCGAATCAGAATCAGAATCCGAACAAGTCCTTTGAGGTGAATTCGATTAACTTGCAGTTATTCGTCGATCATGCTTTGTTTTGATTCTCttccttaatttaatttaattctattcaatttaatttttatttttgatattttaggTCACCCATCTTCCTAACGACTCGATATCGAGCCTAAGCTTCAGTCCCAAGACCAACATTCTGGTCGCCACCTCCTGGGACAACCaggtatgtatgtatgtagcCTTGcattctgtttggttgctaagAAAGTTTTTTCTATAGGATTGGAttagattggattggattggatttctGTCATCAGACTACCAGGCACTATAATGTATTATTGGTAGGATTTAGTAATGACTGCTGGTATGCCGGTGTTTAGGTGCGATGCTGGGAGATACACCAGAGTGGACAAAATCTTGCTAGTGTGCCCAAGGCATCCATATCCCATGACCAACCGGtaacgtctctctctctctctctccatgttACATGAAACTAGTTCGGTAGTCAAATTATTTTGTTTCGCATGTTTGAATTCCAAACATATTGTGGAATAACAGATACATACACAACAATGTGTCaactatatttttaaatttgaacTAGGGTATGAATTGGTAATGCCTGTTGAGTTTATAAATGCTAGATTGTCAGCCTTTACTTGGTGAATTCGAACTTGGAACTTTTTACCGCTCCACTGGCAGAGCTAGGGGAGTTTACATCTGGCCATGGCCCTCTCATATGATTCTTAACTTCTCCTCTTCATAGTGACTTAGTGTTATTCTGGTTGaatacaaaacaaacaaaaggttTGCTCTTTGTTTCTAGATGTATTACTCAGGTACCGATATAAGATTAGTTTTGGAGAAATATATTGGATGCAAAAAAATTTTATGGTTACAGTTGGACGCAAAATTTTGTTAGATAAAAGCAGTACAATCTTTATGTAAAAGGTCAAATATGGAATTGTAATTATGGGAGGTCTGAGACATGTTTGCAAGATCTTACATTTGCAATGAAGATATCAAGGACAATTGCTTTTACACTTGTTGTATGCTGTTGATTAAGAAAGTAATTTTTGCACCGTTATTCTACGATCTCATTTAAAAAGTTGCGTCTTTTGAATAAGGATCACCACTATTTCAAAGATTTATTGATAAATAGTTAAATGCATATGTTTTGTGCTTGCACAAGTATGTGCATTTGATTTGAGACCACATGAGATCAATGTATGTTAATTAAGGAAATTCTGTGATATAACTTGGAAGGATATATGTCTATCTATAATTCTATATAGGTTTTGTGCTCAGCTTGGAAAGATGATGGATCTACTGTGTTCTCTGGAGGCTGTGACAAGCAAGTTAAGATGTGGCCTTTAGCTGGTAACCAACCGGTGACCGTTGCCATGCACGATGCACCAATAAAAGAGGTTGCTTGGATCCCGGAGATGAACTACTTAGTCACAGGAAGCTTGGACAAGAATTTGAAGTAAGTAAAACATAGCCGTTGTTTTTATCTAGTTTGAGCTATCTGAATTTGTGCACCAGTAATTTTAGTGGGATACTTGTTAAAATAATTTGTTAAAGaagtcttttttcttctttttaatgTATGACCTTTGCCACCTATCTTCAGGTATTGGGATCTGAGGCAGCAAACTCCAATCCATACCCAAGCTCTACCTGAGCGCTGCTACACCCTATCAGTGAGATACCCTCTAATGGTTGTTGGCACTGCAGACCGAAATCTGATTGTTTTTAACTTGCAAAACCCACAGGTATCATTTTATTTGTAAGAGTTATCAGATATCATTTATTTTAGCAATTTGATGCAACAAGAACACATCGACGAATTAAAGCAGTTCACTTCTTCATTAACTTTGTTTACTTATAGTTTTCAGAATTAACATTTATCTaggcttttaattattttttgcggTACCTTGAGGATAAGCTTCTAGTTCTTTTTGAAGTTTTCAAGTCCAGTCAATGGAGATGGGATTTATTATATAGAGATTCTAATATTTGATTGGGTTGCCGTCATTGACATTCTATGTTTTGCCTCTAATTTCAATTATTTCTAATTACTACCAGACTGAATTCAAGAGAATTGTTTCACCCCTAAAGTATCAAACAAGGTGTGTTGCTGCATTTCCGGATCAGCAAGGATTCTTGGTAAGTATTTGATTTTCCCTTCAAAAttgttcttttatttatttttttggcctTGTAATTTTCTGTTTAGTTTCTCTCTAAAAGTATAGTTGTTCTATTAATTATCTAGGGGAGACCAAAACCATGAAGAATATGAGCGCTGCCAAGTTTGTGTCTTTGACTGAGATAATAGTGCTATAATTTTTCAGAATGAGATGGGTGTTCCTTTCCACTAAAGCACAGTGGGAGATTGTATAAATTATCTGCTCAAATGTATTATTACCTTTTTGAGA
Above is a window of Malus sylvestris chromosome 15, drMalSylv7.2, whole genome shotgun sequence DNA encoding:
- the LOC126603671 gene encoding protein RAE1-like isoform X1, with the protein product MSNFMAASNQNQNPNKSFEVTHLPNDSISSLSFSPKTNILVATSWDNQVRCWEIHQSGQNLASVPKASISHDQPVLCSAWKDDGSTVFSGGCDKQVKMWPLAGNQPVTVAMHDAPIKEVAWIPEMNYLVTGSLDKNLKYWDLRQQTPIHTQALPERCYTLSVRYPLMVVGTADRNLIVFNLQNPQTEFKRIVSPLKYQTRCVAAFPDQQGFLVGSIEGRVGVHHLDDGLQSKNFTFKCHREGHDIYSVNSLNFHPVHQTFATAGSDGSFNFWDKDSKQRLKAMARCSQPIPCSAFNSDGSIFAYAVCYDWSKGAENHNPATAKNCIYLHVPQEADVKGKPRINTGKR
- the LOC126603671 gene encoding protein RAE1-like isoform X2; translation: MSNFMAASNQNQNPNKSFEVTHLPNDSISSLSFSPKTNILVATSWDNQVRCWEIHQSGQNLASVPKASISHDQPVLCSAWKDDGSTVFSGGCDKQVKMWPLAGNQPVTVAMHDAPIKEVAWIPEMNYLVTGSLDKNLKYWDLRQQTPIHTQALPERCYTLSVRYPLMVVGTADRNLIVFNLQNPQTEFKRIVSPLKYQTRCVAAFPDQQGFLVHQTFATAGSDGSFNFWDKDSKQRLKAMARCSQPIPCSAFNSDGSIFAYAVCYDWSKGAENHNPATAKNCIYLHVPQEADVKGKPRINTGKR